A genome region from Erigeron canadensis isolate Cc75 chromosome 3, C_canadensis_v1, whole genome shotgun sequence includes the following:
- the LOC122591459 gene encoding receptor kinase-like protein Xa21, with protein sequence MALLSFKSYVTQKNDPYGALASWNSSSHFCNWGGVTCGKRHRRVTVIHLDSEELNGSLSPYLGNLSFLRVLSLKNNSFHGSIPHQLGDLSRLQMLYLNRNKLNGVIPTNFSGCYNLRVLHLANNHLVGSIPFEISILSKLSFLAFDNNNLIGGFPPFLGNVTSMELLSVVGNQLGGIIPDTLGRLKSLTRFYAGGCNLYGTIPNSIYNLSLLTRLSLSENQLTGSLPPTIGSLLPNLEAFQLRNNQLSGLVPSSISNCSKLQNLEIASNYFSGKLTIEFSYMKDIAEIYLNNNNFNGGGEPNDMNFIDSLGKCSKLMILSISNCNFQGVVPTSIGNLSHQLQFLDLGENQLYGSLPSSIGNLVGVTHLGLVENQFTGKIPSTIGILQKLQRVNLNKNQFSGPIPDTIGNLTNLNVISLTFNRLEGDIPPSMGNCFQLQALDLSNNKLSGEIPKQLFQLSSLFILSLSNNSLSGSIPTEIEDLKSLNILDLSYNHLPGYIPSNLGGCTSLIHLYINNNLYEGIVPQSLSSIRGLEELDLSHNNLSGQIPKFLERFSFKYLNLSFNDFQGQVPMKGVFANTSAFSIVGNDRLCGGLVELRLHNCKAVKKHKKRFTLIIIVISVACTILFALSFVSAWCKRKKNGQPSQSSMNERFLKVSYSQLLKATDGFSEANLIGQGGSSSVYKGTLDHDDNIVAVKVLHLQIQGAHRSFMAECEAWRSIRHRNLLKIITSCSSVDFQGNDFKALVYEFMSNGSLHDWLYSNANTSRLNLIQRINILIEVASAVDYLHNQCITTVVHGDLKPSNILLDNDLVAHLGDFGLAKFLGTNSDHTNTIGVKGTIGYTPPEYGLGSQMTSSGDVYSFGILLLEVMTRKMPTNDIFKDDLNLHKFASVALQNQVIDVIDDDLLVMQRTRANAQKVEQCLASIIRIGVSCSIDSPSQRMNINTVVHELLHVRDSLKNLEV encoded by the exons ATGGCGCTGTTGTCATTCAAATCATATGTCACCCAAAAAAATGATCCGTATGGAGCTTTAGCCTCATGGAACTCCTCTTCTCATTTCTGTAACTGGGGTGGAGTAACATGTGGGAAACGACATAGAAGAGTGACTGTGATACATCTAGATTCGGAAGAACTAAATGGCTCATTGTCTCCATACCTAGGAAACCTGAGCTTCCTTCGAGTGTTATCGCTTAAGAACAACAGCTTTCATGGAAGCATCCCTCATCAGCTTGGTGATCTTTCGAGACTACAAATGCTTTACTTGAATAGAAACAAATTAAATGGAGTCATCCCTACTAACTTTTCTGGTTGTTATAACCTTAGAGTTCTTCATCTTGCTAACAATCATCTAGTTGGAAGCATACCTTTCGAGATAAGTATCCTCTCCAAACTTTCCTTTCTTGCATTTGACAACAATAACTTAATCGGGGGATTCCCTCCTTTCTTGGGGAATGTGACATCAATGGAATTATTATCTGTTGTTGGAAATCAATTAGGTGGGATTATTCCAGACACCTTAGGTCGCTTGAAAAGCTTGACGAGGTTTTATGCCGGTGGATGTAACTTATATGGAACCATCCCCAACTCCATCTATAACCTCTCGCTCCTAACTAGATTGTCTTTGTCTGAGAATCAGCTTACGGGTAGTCTCCCTCCAACAATTGGGTCATTGCTCCCAAATCTTGAAGCTTTTCAACTACGGAATAACCAACTATCTGGTCTTGTTCCCTCATCAATATCTAATTGTTCAAAATTACAAAATCTTGAAATAGCTTCAAACTACTTTAGTGGGAAGTTGACGATTGAATTTTCATACATGAAAGACATTGCTGAAATATATTTGAACAATAACAATTTCAATGGAGGTGGAGAACCAAATGACATGAATTTTATTGATTCTTTGGGAAAGTGCAGCAAATTAATGATACTGAGTATTAGTAATTGCAACTTCCAAGGAGTGGTCCCAACATCAATAGGTAATCTTTCtcatcaactccaatttctagACTTAGGAGAAAATCAATTATATGGTAGTCTCCCCTCAAGTATAGGTAATCTAGTTGGGGTGACCCATTTAGGTTTAGTAGAAAACCAATTCACGGGGAAAATCCCATCTACCATTGGAATTCTTCAAAAGTTACAAAGAGTTAatctaaataaaaatcaattttcaGGGCCAATTCCAGATACGATAGGGAACTTAACAAATTTGAATGTGATTAGTTTAACTTTCAACAGATTGGAAGGGGATATCCCACCAAGTATGGGGAATTGTTTTCAACTCCAGGCGTTGGACCTTTCGAATAATAAACTAAGTGGCGAAATACCTAAACaactttttcaactttcttCTCTATTCATCTTATCTCTTTCAAATAATAGCCTATCTGGTTCAATTCCAACTGAGATTGAAGATCTCAAATCTTTGAATATACTGGATTTGTCTTATAACCATCTACCAGGTTACATTCCGAGTAACCTTGGTGGTTGTACTAGCCTAATCCACTTATACATCAACAACAACTTATATGAAGGCATTGTACCACAATCACTAAGTTCCATTAGAGGACTGGAAGAACTTGATCTTTCTCACAACAACTTATCGGGGCAAATTCCTAAGTTCTTAGAACGTTTCTCCTTTAAATATTTGAACCTATCTTTTAACGACTTTCAGGGTCAAGTACCAATGAAAGGAGTGTTTGCTAACACAAGTGCATTCTCTATTGTGGGAAATGATAGGCTTTGTGGTGGCTTAGTTGAACTTAGGTTGCACAACTGCAAAGCGGTAAAGAAACATAAGAAAAGGTTCACATTGATCATTATCGTCATTTCAGTTGCCTGTACGATACTTTTTGCTTTATCTTTTGTCAGCGCTTGgtgtaaaaggaaaaagaatggCCAACCCTCTCAATCATCCATGAATGAGAGATTCCTAAAGGTTTCGTACAGTCAACTCCTCAAAGCTACTGATGGCTTCTCTGAGGCGAATTTGATTGGACAAGGTGGCTCAAGCTCCGTTTATAAAGGAACCCTAGATCATGACGACAATATTGTTGCAGTGAAAGTTCTCCATCTTCAAATTCAAGGGGCTCACAGAAGTTTTATGGCTGAGTGTGAAGCATGGCGAAGTATTCGACACAGGAATCTTCTGAAGATAATAACTTCATGTTCAAGCGTCGACTTTCAAGGCAACGATTTCaaagctttggtttatgagttCATGTCCAACGGGAGTTTACATGATTGGTTGTATTCAAATGCAAATACATCTAGACTAAACCTTATTCAAAGGATTAATATTCTCATCGAGGTTGCATCTGCAGTTGATTATCTTCATAACCAATGTATAACTACCGTTGTTCATGGAGATTTGAAACCTAGCAATATTCTATTGGATAATGATCTCGTGGCCCATCTTGGAGATTTTGGTTTGGCTAAATTCCTCGGAACAAATTCAGACCATACTAACACAATCGGGGTTAAAGGAACGATTGGATACACACCTCCTG AGTATGGTTTGGGGAGTCAAATGACAAGTAGTGGAGATGTCTACAGCTTTGGAATATTATTACTGGAGGTTATGACTAGGAAGATGCCAACAAATGACATATTTAAAGATGA